In one Streptomyces sp. NBC_00597 genomic region, the following are encoded:
- a CDS encoding alpha-mannosidase: protein MHDDRSITEHRLRRVLKERIKPAVHSRPVALEIGRWEAPGEPVPVTEGLAAPYGPCAIGEGWGPAWGTTWFKVTGTVPAEWAGRTVEAVLDLGFDRMMPGFQCEGLVHTCDGSVVKALNPYNDWVRVADAAAGGERVEWYVEAASNPVLVDHRATYEGDLQTSGDEPLYRLARMDLVVFETEVWELVQDLEVLHDLMVQLGEGDARRHEILRALETALDAVDLDDVPGTAATARSRLARVLAAPANASAHRISAVGHAHIDSAWLWPLRETVRKVSRTASNVVNLMDGHPEFVFAMSQAQQLDWIKTHRPELFERVKKKVADGQFVPVGGMWVESDTNMVGGEAMARQFLYGKKFFLDEFGIDTHNVWLPDSFGYTAAMPQIVKLSGSKWFLTQKICWSQVNAFPHHTFWWEGIDGTRVFTHFPPVDTYNSDLGGTQLAHAARNYREKGRGSRSLVPFGWGDGGGGPTREHLARARRQRDLEGSPRVEIERPDAFFEKALAEYPDAPVWAGELYLELHRGTYTSQAKTKQGNRHSESLLREAELWAATAAVRVPGYGYPYEDLERIWKTVLLHQFHDILPGSSIAWVHREARATYAKVREELRGIALAAQLALAGEGTTELVFNCAPHARRGIPAGGAGVPQGTGQPVTVEERHGGGYVLANGRLLVEVDGRGLIVSAYDLEARREAVAPGQAANLLQIHPDFPNMWDAWDIDAFYRNSVTDLVGADAPAVVEAGPDAVTVRIGRSFGHSSAVQSITLRAGAKTVDMVTEVNWHETEKFLKAAFPLDVKAERSASETQFGHVYRATHTNTSWEAAKFEICAHRWIHVEEPGWGTAVLNDSTYGHDVTRDVRPDGGQTTTVRLSLLRAPRYPDPETDQGAHTLRFSLAPGAQIADAVREGHALNLPERVVPGAGPVAPLVAVDEDAVVVEAVKLAEDRSGDVIVRLYESRGGRATATLAPGFPITAAVESDLLERPLDGSAVGAPAPDGTTSLTLRPFQIVTVRLCRPRE, encoded by the coding sequence ATGCACGACGACCGCAGCATCACCGAACACCGCCTGCGCCGGGTCCTCAAGGAGCGCATCAAGCCCGCCGTCCACTCCCGCCCGGTCGCCCTGGAGATCGGGCGCTGGGAGGCCCCGGGCGAGCCCGTGCCCGTCACCGAGGGCCTGGCGGCCCCGTACGGGCCCTGCGCGATCGGCGAGGGCTGGGGCCCGGCCTGGGGCACCACCTGGTTCAAGGTGACCGGCACCGTCCCGGCCGAGTGGGCCGGCCGTACGGTCGAAGCCGTCCTTGACCTGGGCTTCGACCGGATGATGCCCGGCTTCCAGTGCGAGGGGCTCGTCCACACCTGCGACGGGTCGGTGGTCAAGGCGCTCAACCCGTACAACGACTGGGTGCGCGTCGCCGACGCGGCGGCCGGCGGCGAGCGGGTCGAGTGGTACGTGGAAGCCGCTTCCAACCCCGTCCTGGTCGACCACCGCGCGACGTACGAGGGCGACCTGCAGACCAGCGGTGACGAGCCCCTGTACCGGCTGGCCCGGATGGACCTCGTCGTCTTCGAGACCGAGGTCTGGGAACTCGTCCAGGACCTGGAGGTCCTCCACGACCTGATGGTGCAGCTCGGCGAGGGCGACGCACGGCGCCACGAGATCCTGCGGGCGCTTGAGACCGCCCTCGACGCGGTGGACCTGGACGACGTCCCCGGGACGGCGGCCACCGCCCGCTCGCGACTCGCCCGGGTGCTCGCCGCCCCCGCCAACGCCTCCGCGCACCGGATCAGCGCGGTCGGCCACGCCCACATCGACTCCGCGTGGCTGTGGCCGCTGCGCGAGACGGTCCGCAAGGTTTCCCGGACCGCGTCCAACGTGGTCAACCTGATGGACGGGCACCCCGAGTTCGTTTTCGCGATGTCGCAGGCGCAGCAACTGGACTGGATCAAGACGCACCGGCCCGAGCTCTTCGAGCGGGTCAAGAAGAAGGTCGCGGACGGGCAGTTCGTGCCGGTCGGCGGCATGTGGGTGGAGTCCGACACCAACATGGTCGGCGGCGAGGCCATGGCCCGACAGTTCCTGTACGGGAAGAAGTTCTTCCTGGACGAGTTCGGCATCGACACCCACAACGTGTGGCTGCCCGACTCGTTCGGGTATACCGCCGCGATGCCGCAGATCGTGAAGCTCTCCGGCTCGAAGTGGTTCCTGACCCAGAAGATCTGCTGGTCGCAGGTGAACGCCTTCCCGCACCACACCTTCTGGTGGGAGGGCATCGACGGCACCCGCGTCTTCACCCACTTCCCGCCCGTCGACACCTACAACAGCGATCTCGGGGGCACGCAGCTGGCACACGCCGCCCGCAACTACCGCGAGAAGGGCCGGGGTTCGCGCTCCCTGGTGCCCTTCGGCTGGGGCGACGGCGGCGGCGGCCCCACCCGCGAGCACCTGGCCCGGGCCCGTCGGCAGCGGGACCTCGAAGGCTCCCCGCGCGTCGAGATCGAACGGCCCGACGCGTTCTTCGAGAAGGCGCTCGCCGAGTACCCGGACGCGCCCGTCTGGGCCGGCGAGCTGTACCTGGAGCTGCACCGCGGCACCTACACCTCGCAGGCCAAGACCAAGCAGGGCAACCGGCACAGCGAATCACTGCTGCGCGAGGCCGAGCTCTGGGCGGCCACCGCCGCGGTCCGGGTGCCGGGGTACGGGTACCCGTACGAGGACCTGGAGCGGATCTGGAAGACAGTGCTGCTCCACCAGTTCCACGACATCCTGCCCGGATCGTCCATCGCCTGGGTGCACCGCGAGGCGCGCGCGACGTACGCGAAGGTGCGCGAGGAGCTGCGCGGGATCGCCCTGGCCGCCCAGCTGGCCCTGGCCGGGGAGGGCACCACCGAGCTGGTCTTCAACTGCGCCCCGCACGCCCGGCGCGGCATCCCGGCGGGCGGCGCGGGCGTGCCGCAGGGGACGGGGCAGCCGGTCACCGTGGAGGAGCGGCACGGCGGCGGGTACGTCCTGGCCAACGGGCGGCTGCTGGTGGAGGTCGACGGCCGCGGACTGATCGTGTCCGCGTACGACCTGGAGGCGCGCCGCGAGGCGGTGGCGCCGGGGCAGGCCGCGAACCTGCTCCAGATCCACCCCGACTTCCCGAACATGTGGGACGCGTGGGACATCGACGCCTTCTACCGCAACAGCGTCACCGACCTCGTCGGGGCGGACGCGCCGGCGGTGGTGGAAGCCGGACCGGACGCGGTGACGGTCCGCATCGGCAGGTCCTTCGGCCACTCGTCGGCCGTCCAGTCGATCACCCTGCGCGCCGGGGCCAAGACGGTGGACATGGTGACGGAGGTGAACTGGCACGAGACGGAGAAGTTCCTCAAGGCCGCCTTCCCGCTCGACGTGAAGGCCGAACGGTCCGCCTCCGAGACCCAGTTCGGGCACGTGTACCGGGCGACCCACACCAACACCTCGTGGGAGGCGGCCAAGTTCGAGATCTGCGCGCACCGGTGGATCCACGTGGAAGAGCCGGGATGGGGCACCGCGGTCCTCAACGACTCCACGTACGGCCACGACGTGACGCGCGACGTGCGGCCGGACGGCGGACAGACCACCACCGTCCGCCTCTCCCTCCTGCGGGCCCCGCGCTATCCGGACCCGGAGACCGACCAGGGCGCCCACACCCTGCGCTTCTCGCTGGCGCCGGGCGCGCAGATCGCGGACGCGGTGCGCGAGGGCCACGCGCTGAATTTGCCGGAACGGGTGGTCCCCGGCGCGGGCCCGGTCGCCCCGCTGGTCGCGGTGGACGAGGACGCGGTGGTGGTCGAGGCGGTCAAACTGGCCGAGGACCGCAGCGGCGACGTGATCGTCCGCCTCTACGAGTCCCGCGGCGGCCGCGCCACGGCCACCCTCGCACCGGGCTTCCCGATCACGGCGGCGGTCGAGAGCGACCTCCTGGAACGCCCCCTGGACGGCTCGGCGGTGGGCGCGCCGGCCCCGGACGGCACCACCTCGCTCACGCTGCGTCCGTTCCAGATCGTCACGGTCCGCCTGTGCCGCCCCCGTGAGTAG
- a CDS encoding FAD-dependent oxidoreductase: protein MSSQSRYPHLLSPLDLGFTTLPNRVIMGSMHTGLEEHAGGFERLAAFYAERARGGAGLIVTGGIAPNDAGRPFEGGSRLTTEEEAAEHRVITEAVHAEGGKIAMQILHFGRYAYHKDLVAPSAIQAPISPFVPNELTDIDVERTIEDFVRAARLAKLAGYDGVEIMGSEGYLVNEFIAAATNKRTDRWGGAYENRVRFPLEIVRRTRAAVGEDFILIYRLSMLDLIPGGSTLDEVVHLAKEIEAAGATIINTGIGWHEARIPTIATSVPRGAYTWVTKRLMGAVSVPLVTTNRINTPEIAEELLADGRADLVSLARPFLADADFVAKAAAGRSETINTCIGCNQACLDHTFSGKITSCLVNPRACHETELVLSPTQLKKRVAVVGAGPAGLACAVSAAERGHTVTLFEASGHIGGQLDIARRIPGKEEFEETIRYFGTQLEARAVDVRLGTRADVETLQGYDEVVVATGVTPRIPDIEGVDHANVVSYLDVLRDGAPVGERVAVVGAGGIGFDVAEFLTDSGEGASQDPETYFRHWGVDTAYTGPGGLTAPERPAPPRQVHLLQRKTTKVGAGLGTTTGWIHRAELKHRGVVSVAGATYDRIDDEGLHITVDGEQRLVPADTVVLCTGQEPRRDLYEALLAAGGRPHLIGGADVAAELDAKRAIRQGTELAASL from the coding sequence ATGAGTTCCCAGAGCCGGTACCCGCACCTGCTGAGCCCCCTGGACCTCGGCTTCACCACCCTGCCGAACCGCGTGATCATGGGCTCGATGCACACCGGCCTGGAAGAGCACGCGGGCGGTTTCGAGCGCCTCGCCGCCTTCTACGCCGAGCGCGCCCGCGGCGGCGCCGGCCTGATCGTCACCGGCGGCATCGCCCCGAACGACGCCGGCCGCCCCTTCGAGGGAGGATCCCGCCTCACCACCGAGGAAGAGGCCGCCGAACACCGGGTGATCACCGAGGCCGTGCACGCCGAGGGCGGGAAGATCGCGATGCAGATCCTCCACTTCGGCCGCTACGCCTACCACAAGGACCTGGTCGCCCCGAGCGCCATCCAGGCCCCCATCAGCCCCTTCGTCCCGAACGAGCTGACCGACATCGATGTCGAGCGCACCATCGAGGACTTCGTCCGCGCCGCCCGCCTCGCCAAGCTCGCCGGGTACGACGGCGTCGAGATCATGGGCTCCGAGGGCTACCTGGTCAACGAGTTCATCGCCGCCGCCACCAACAAGCGCACCGACCGCTGGGGCGGCGCCTATGAGAACCGCGTGCGCTTCCCGCTGGAGATCGTCCGCCGCACCCGCGCCGCCGTCGGCGAGGACTTCATCCTCATCTACCGCCTCTCGATGCTCGACCTGATCCCCGGCGGCTCCACCCTCGACGAGGTCGTCCACCTCGCGAAGGAGATCGAGGCCGCCGGCGCCACGATCATCAACACCGGCATCGGCTGGCACGAGGCCCGCATCCCCACCATCGCCACCTCCGTCCCGCGCGGCGCGTACACCTGGGTCACCAAGCGGCTGATGGGCGCGGTCTCCGTCCCCCTCGTCACCACCAACCGCATCAACACCCCGGAGATCGCCGAGGAACTGCTCGCCGACGGTCGCGCCGACCTGGTCTCGCTGGCCCGCCCCTTCCTCGCCGACGCCGACTTCGTCGCCAAGGCCGCCGCGGGCCGATCCGAGACCATCAACACCTGCATCGGCTGCAACCAGGCCTGCCTCGACCACACCTTCAGCGGCAAGATCACCAGCTGCCTGGTCAACCCGCGCGCGTGCCACGAGACCGAACTCGTACTCTCGCCCACGCAGTTGAAGAAGCGCGTCGCCGTCGTCGGCGCCGGCCCGGCCGGGCTCGCCTGCGCCGTATCCGCCGCCGAACGCGGCCACACCGTCACCCTCTTCGAGGCCTCCGGCCACATCGGCGGACAGCTCGACATCGCCCGCCGCATCCCGGGCAAGGAGGAGTTCGAGGAGACCATCCGCTACTTCGGCACCCAGCTCGAAGCACGCGCCGTCGACGTCCGTCTGGGCACCCGCGCCGACGTCGAGACGCTCCAGGGCTACGACGAGGTCGTCGTCGCCACCGGCGTCACCCCCCGGATCCCCGACATCGAGGGCGTCGACCACGCCAACGTCGTCAGCTACCTCGACGTCCTGCGCGACGGCGCCCCCGTCGGCGAGCGCGTCGCCGTCGTCGGCGCCGGCGGCATCGGCTTCGACGTCGCCGAGTTCCTCACCGACAGCGGCGAGGGGGCCTCCCAGGACCCCGAGACGTACTTCCGCCACTGGGGCGTCGACACCGCGTACACCGGTCCCGGCGGCCTCACCGCGCCCGAGCGGCCCGCGCCCCCGCGCCAGGTCCACCTCCTGCAGCGCAAGACCACCAAGGTCGGCGCCGGCCTCGGCACCACCACCGGCTGGATCCACCGCGCGGAGCTCAAGCACCGCGGTGTCGTCTCGGTCGCGGGTGCCACGTACGACCGGATCGACGACGAGGGCCTGCACATCACCGTCGACGGAGAGCAGAGGCTCGTCCCCGCCGACACGGTGGTGCTCTGCACCGGCCAGGAGCCGCGCCGCGACCTGTACGAGGCCCTGCTCGCGGCCGGCGGACGGCCGCACCTGATCGGCGGCGCCGACGTGGCCGCCGAGCTGGACGCCAAGCGGGCGATCCGCCAGGGCACGGAACTGGCGGCGAGCCTCTGA
- a CDS encoding carbohydrate ABC transporter permease, with protein MSRRIGLAARYATLVVMLVVMLGPIVWQFLTSIRGRTENVYDGVLPARPTLDNYVLVADSFPLLQYVGNTLVVAVLAITSNVLFAAMGGYALSRAAWKGRKTVFTVLVATLMFPFESVMISMFLTVREMGLVDTLIGVWLPGAVSVLNIMVMRSAFLAVPKEVEESAVLDGANEWTRFTRLFLPAAKGALAVVCITSFMGAWDDFLWPLLVLTDSDHYTLQLGLKTLAGASTTNDQRIIAAGAMAALLPMMLLFFALQRFFFKGVGEGAVKT; from the coding sequence GTGAGCCGCCGGATCGGGCTCGCCGCCCGGTACGCCACTCTGGTCGTGATGCTCGTCGTGATGCTCGGGCCGATCGTCTGGCAGTTCCTGACCTCGATCCGCGGTCGCACCGAGAACGTGTACGACGGCGTGCTGCCCGCGCGGCCCACCCTCGACAACTACGTCCTGGTCGCCGACTCGTTCCCGCTCCTGCAGTACGTCGGCAACACCCTGGTCGTGGCCGTCCTCGCGATCACCTCGAACGTGCTGTTCGCCGCGATGGGCGGCTACGCACTCTCCCGCGCCGCGTGGAAGGGCCGCAAGACCGTCTTCACGGTGCTGGTGGCCACCCTCATGTTCCCCTTCGAGTCCGTGATGATCTCGATGTTCCTGACGGTCCGCGAGATGGGCCTGGTCGACACCCTCATCGGCGTGTGGCTGCCCGGCGCGGTCTCCGTCCTCAACATCATGGTCATGCGTTCGGCCTTCCTCGCCGTGCCCAAGGAGGTGGAGGAGTCCGCAGTCCTGGACGGCGCCAACGAGTGGACCCGCTTCACCCGGCTCTTCCTCCCCGCCGCCAAGGGAGCCCTGGCCGTCGTCTGCATCACCAGCTTCATGGGTGCCTGGGACGACTTCCTGTGGCCCCTGCTGGTGCTCACCGACAGCGACCACTACACCCTCCAGCTCGGTCTGAAGACCCTGGCCGGCGCCTCCACCACCAACGACCAGCGGATCATCGCAGCCGGCGCGATGGCGGCGCTCCTGCCGATGATGCTGCTCTTCTTCGCCCTCCAGCGTTTCTTCTTCAAGGGAGTGGGCGAAGGAGCCGTCAAGACCTGA
- a CDS encoding alpha/beta fold hydrolase — MITQHTVTVNGMRLAYEVSGPPNGDPLLLLPALGECAGDWAPVREVLDRERRVYAVDLRGHGRSDRPGDYSLELMRDDVLGLLDALGLDRVDLVGHSMGGVVAHLVAQARPWQVVRLVLEDAPAPLPREARAPVRPEGELPFDWEMVLAVRAGLDRPDPAWLAGLGRITAPTLVVAGGPTSHVPRESIAELVRRIPGARLHTIPAGHLIHATAPREFNAVLTEFLGDPRTPERPGVR; from the coding sequence ATGATCACTCAGCACACGGTGACCGTGAACGGGATGCGCCTGGCGTACGAGGTCTCCGGCCCTCCGAACGGCGACCCGCTGCTCCTGCTGCCCGCGCTGGGCGAGTGCGCGGGCGACTGGGCCCCCGTACGGGAGGTCCTCGACCGGGAGCGCCGGGTGTACGCCGTGGACCTGCGCGGGCACGGCCGCAGCGACCGGCCCGGCGACTACTCCCTGGAACTCATGCGGGACGACGTCCTCGGCCTCCTCGACGCCCTCGGCCTGGACCGGGTGGACCTGGTCGGCCATTCCATGGGCGGGGTCGTGGCCCACCTCGTCGCGCAGGCGCGGCCTTGGCAGGTGGTCCGGCTGGTCCTGGAGGACGCCCCCGCGCCGCTGCCGCGGGAGGCGCGGGCCCCGGTCCGCCCCGAGGGGGAGCTGCCCTTCGACTGGGAGATGGTGCTCGCGGTCCGCGCCGGGCTCGACCGGCCGGACCCCGCCTGGCTCGCGGGCCTGGGGCGGATCACGGCCCCGACCCTGGTGGTGGCGGGCGGCCCGACGAGCCACGTACCGCGGGAGAGCATCGCCGAACTGGTCCGCCGCATCCCCGGCGCCCGCCTGCACACCATCCCTGCGGGCCACCTGATCCACGCGACGGCCCCCCGCGAATTCAACGCGGTGCTCACGGAGTTCCTCGGGGACCCCCGGACGCCGGAACGGCCCGGCGTTCGCTGA
- a CDS encoding sugar ABC transporter substrate-binding protein produces MTRSNATRAAIATLVVGTFLPLAACGVSGGATEVPQARKSGKVSGEITFRTLQLKPKFTAYVQGVIDAFEKKYPEAKVRWEDVPGDGYNEKLVADAQAGALPDVVNLSTDSFQLLGDRGLLADVAELDPEVAEEYVPGSWEQFKLPGKGNGVYAYPWYVTPEILTYNKELFEKSGLDPAKPPTSVEQFFDYADKIAAASGGRYSAFMADPKGRLPGDWQKMGVPILNGKQDRFVFDTPKAVEWVERMKALYAKGAMPKESLLKADDINQLYGGGKLVFGPGSPGFVKDIKQNAPQIYAGTQVAGAVTGTLGHIGIYAQSLGIKKGTEHLDAAAEFAKWVTNGPNQVEFSKNATIYPSNARGLADPRFADRGDGKDAETVARAVGAEQLKSAALDANTPVQWTNQVGDAVVREMQKAIQGEQDPKAAVRKAQEEANQLLAKSARQ; encoded by the coding sequence ATGACCCGTTCGAACGCGACCCGTGCTGCCATCGCCACGCTCGTGGTCGGCACGTTCCTCCCGCTCGCCGCCTGTGGAGTGAGCGGTGGCGCCACGGAGGTGCCGCAGGCCCGCAAGAGCGGCAAGGTGTCCGGCGAGATCACCTTCCGCACCCTCCAGCTCAAGCCCAAGTTCACCGCGTACGTCCAGGGCGTCATCGACGCCTTCGAGAAGAAGTACCCCGAGGCCAAGGTCAGATGGGAGGACGTGCCCGGCGACGGCTACAACGAGAAGCTCGTCGCCGACGCGCAGGCCGGCGCCCTCCCCGACGTGGTCAACCTGTCCACCGACTCCTTCCAACTCCTCGGCGACCGCGGCCTGCTCGCCGACGTCGCCGAGCTCGATCCGGAGGTCGCCGAGGAGTACGTCCCCGGCTCCTGGGAGCAGTTCAAGCTCCCCGGCAAGGGCAACGGCGTGTACGCCTACCCGTGGTACGTGACCCCGGAGATCCTCACGTACAACAAGGAGCTGTTCGAGAAGTCCGGGCTGGACCCGGCGAAGCCGCCGACCAGCGTCGAGCAGTTCTTCGACTACGCCGACAAGATCGCCGCCGCGTCGGGCGGCCGGTATTCCGCCTTCATGGCCGATCCCAAGGGCCGGCTCCCCGGGGACTGGCAAAAGATGGGCGTACCGATCTTGAACGGGAAGCAGGACCGGTTCGTCTTCGACACCCCGAAGGCCGTCGAGTGGGTCGAGCGGATGAAGGCCCTGTACGCCAAGGGCGCCATGCCCAAGGAGTCCCTCCTCAAGGCCGATGACATCAACCAGCTCTACGGCGGCGGGAAACTCGTCTTCGGCCCCGGCTCCCCGGGCTTCGTCAAGGACATCAAGCAGAACGCGCCGCAGATCTACGCGGGCACCCAGGTCGCGGGGGCGGTCACCGGCACGCTCGGCCACATCGGCATCTACGCCCAGTCGCTCGGCATCAAGAAGGGCACGGAACACCTCGACGCAGCAGCCGAGTTCGCCAAGTGGGTCACCAACGGGCCCAACCAGGTGGAGTTCTCCAAGAACGCGACCATCTACCCGTCCAACGCCCGGGGCCTGGCCGATCCGCGTTTCGCGGACCGGGGCGACGGCAAGGACGCCGAGACGGTGGCCCGCGCGGTCGGCGCCGAGCAGCTGAAGAGCGCCGCACTCGACGCCAACACCCCCGTCCAGTGGACCAACCAGGTCGGCGACGCGGTCGTCCGCGAGATGCAGAAGGCGATCCAGGGCGAGCAGGACCCGAAGGCGGCCGTACGCAAGGCCCAGGAGGAGGCGAACCAGCTGCTCGCCAAGTCGGCGCGGCAATGA
- a CDS encoding GNAT family N-acetyltransferase yields MNGIETAPDRDAWRNGFEARVLDGYRAAGCSEPLARALLERAVRGVEDWTVATDGTGWIAVEVTQDNGATVGRIHDLTVPRGREWAERWCAERGAQRVEVRLTGGPGAFADYPVRGQNRMRAVVERPELPAGLTVRRLTEEEYPGWYAGEEAGYVADIVRAGALTPEQAKAKSDEDFARHLPQGYRTPGHAFYAMEVGGEVVGTGWVNHGFLPGVTFGFSLEVYEEHRGRGYGRSAMAVGAWATRQGGDEAMMLNVFGGNEVAMRLYDSTGFTVLDEYRSIDL; encoded by the coding sequence ATGAACGGGATCGAGACCGCCCCCGACCGGGACGCGTGGCGCAACGGGTTCGAGGCCCGCGTACTGGACGGGTACCGGGCCGCCGGATGCTCGGAGCCGCTGGCCCGTGCCCTGCTGGAACGGGCGGTACGGGGGGTCGAGGACTGGACGGTGGCCACGGACGGCACCGGCTGGATCGCGGTCGAGGTGACGCAGGACAACGGGGCGACCGTCGGCCGGATCCACGACCTGACGGTGCCGCGGGGGCGCGAGTGGGCCGAGCGGTGGTGCGCCGAGCGCGGCGCGCAGCGGGTGGAGGTGCGGCTCACGGGCGGGCCGGGGGCGTTCGCCGACTACCCCGTACGAGGGCAGAACCGGATGCGCGCCGTGGTCGAGCGGCCCGAGTTGCCGGCGGGCCTGACGGTCCGCCGGCTCACCGAGGAGGAGTATCCGGGCTGGTACGCCGGGGAGGAGGCGGGGTACGTCGCGGACATCGTCCGGGCCGGGGCGTTGACCCCGGAGCAGGCCAAGGCGAAGTCCGACGAGGACTTCGCCCGCCACCTCCCGCAGGGCTACCGGACGCCGGGCCACGCGTTCTACGCGATGGAGGTGGGCGGGGAGGTGGTCGGCACGGGCTGGGTGAACCACGGCTTCCTGCCGGGCGTGACCTTCGGCTTCTCGCTGGAGGTGTACGAGGAGCACCGCGGCAGGGGCTACGGCCGGTCCGCGATGGCCGTCGGCGCGTGGGCCACCCGGCAGGGCGGCGACGAGGCGATGATGTTGAACGTCTTCGGCGGCAACGAGGTCGCGATGCGGCTGTACGACAGCACCGGCTTCACGGTGCTCGACGAGTACCGCTCGATCGACCTGTAG
- a CDS encoding sugar ABC transporter permease produces the protein MEAETGLVHRTWWTPYLFLAPGLVMVALFSLWPFVNTVILSLTDAQILRGGTFVGFDNYTRAFADPDFWVATGNSVLYLVVVVPCLVFLPLALAVLVQAKIPGIGFFRSAFYTPVIASAVVVGLMWQWVLRSDGLVNTVFLKLSIVSEPVPFLTDSTMLLVSAMIVTVWKGLGYYMVFYLAALGNVPASLHEAAALDGAGPVRRFLSITVPQVKPMMLLVGTLSAISALRVFTEIYILGGESGGPGGGARTLPFLIRQVGLGFSGETGYASAISILLFLLTLAFSLLGRRLSRGDEG, from the coding sequence ATGGAGGCCGAGACCGGGCTGGTCCACCGCACGTGGTGGACTCCCTACCTCTTCCTCGCACCCGGCCTGGTGATGGTGGCGCTGTTCAGCCTCTGGCCGTTCGTCAACACCGTCATCCTGTCCCTCACCGACGCGCAGATCCTGCGCGGCGGCACCTTCGTCGGCTTCGACAACTACACCCGGGCCTTCGCCGACCCCGACTTCTGGGTCGCCACCGGCAACAGCGTCCTCTACCTCGTGGTCGTCGTGCCGTGCCTGGTCTTCCTGCCGCTCGCACTCGCCGTGCTCGTGCAGGCGAAGATCCCCGGCATCGGGTTCTTCCGCTCCGCCTTCTACACGCCCGTGATCGCCTCGGCCGTGGTCGTCGGCCTGATGTGGCAGTGGGTGCTGCGCAGCGACGGGCTCGTCAACACCGTGTTCCTGAAGCTGAGCATCGTCTCGGAGCCGGTTCCGTTCCTGACGGACAGCACCATGCTGCTGGTCTCCGCCATGATCGTGACCGTGTGGAAGGGACTCGGCTACTACATGGTGTTCTACCTGGCCGCGCTCGGGAACGTGCCCGCCTCCCTCCACGAGGCGGCCGCCCTCGACGGCGCCGGCCCGGTCCGCCGTTTCCTCAGCATCACCGTCCCGCAGGTGAAGCCGATGATGCTGCTGGTCGGCACGCTCTCCGCGATCTCCGCACTGCGCGTCTTCACGGAGATCTACATCCTCGGCGGCGAGAGCGGCGGCCCCGGCGGCGGCGCCCGCACCCTGCCCTTCCTGATCCGGCAGGTCGGCCTCGGTTTCTCCGGCGAGACCGGCTACGCCTCGGCCATCTCGATCCTGCTGTTCCTGCTGACGCTGGCCTTCAGCCTGCTGGGCCGCCGCCTGTCCCGGGGGGACGAGGGGTGA
- a CDS encoding PaaI family thioesterase — MTLTPTDADKILADNFAPWVLALGLTVQETGERHAVLRLPWSEALVRDGGGLSGQALMAAADTATVIAISAARGAYGPMTTVQQSTSFQRPVLAADVLIEVRVTKLGKRMAFADITMTPEGAQEPAATASTVYALLG, encoded by the coding sequence GTGACCCTGACACCCACAGACGCAGACAAGATCCTCGCCGACAACTTCGCCCCCTGGGTGCTCGCCCTCGGGCTGACCGTCCAGGAGACCGGCGAGCGGCACGCCGTGCTGCGGCTGCCTTGGTCGGAGGCGTTGGTCAGGGACGGCGGCGGCCTGTCCGGGCAGGCGCTGATGGCTGCCGCCGACACCGCCACCGTCATCGCGATCTCCGCCGCGCGCGGGGCGTACGGGCCGATGACCACCGTCCAGCAGTCGACCAGCTTCCAGCGGCCGGTGCTCGCCGCGGACGTGCTGATCGAGGTCCGGGTGACCAAACTGGGCAAGCGGATGGCCTTCGCCGACATCACCATGACCCCCGAGGGCGCGCAGGAACCGGCGGCCACGGCGTCGACCGTCTACGCCCTGCTGGGCTGA